CCAGATTGgggatgaaaatgaaataaaagggagATTTAGGAGTTGGAAAATTTGACAGACAGCACAGGCAGAGTTCTAgaagaaatctagcattctaacTCTCCTTCCTACCTTCCAGGTGCAGCAGAGTCATGGAAAACCAAACCAGCATTTCTGAATTTTTCCTGCGAGGAATACCTGGCTCGCCAGAGCAACAGCAgttattctttggaattttcctGTGTATGTATCTTGTCACCTTGACGGGGAATGTGCTCATCATCCTGGCCATCAGctctgacccacacctccacacccccatgtacttctttttGGCCAACCTGTCTTTTGTTGACATGGGTTTAACATCCTCCACAGTAACCAAGATGCTGGTAAATGTACAGACACAACTTCATACCATCTCCTATGTTGGCTGCCTCACACAGATGTACTTCTTTCTGATGTTCGGTGATCTGGACAGCTTCTTCCTGGCTGTGATGGCATATGATCGCTACGTGGCCATTTGCCGCCCTCTCCACTACTGCACGGTTATGAGTCTGCGAGTCTGTTCCCTGCTGCTTGCACTGTGTTGGATCCTCACCCACATTGTTGCCTTGACTCACACCCTCCTCATGGCTCGTCTGTCCTTCTGTGTTGTTGGGGAAATAGCTCACTTTTTCTGTGACATAATTCCCGTCCTGAAGCTGTCCTGTTCTGACACCCGCATCAATGAGTTGATGGTCTTTGCCTTAGGAGGCACTGTGCTCATGGTCCCCTTCATATGCATTGTCATCTCCTACATTCACATTGTATCTGCCGTTCTGAGGGTCCAAACGCCGGGTGGGGGTGGCAAGGCCTTTTCCACCTGCAGTTCCCATCTCTGTGTCATCTGTGTCTTCTATGGGACACTCTTCAGTGCCTATCTGTGTCCTCCATCCATTGCCTCTGAAGACAAGGACATTGCAGCAGCTGCAGTGTACACTCTAGTgacccccatgctgaaccccttcatctacagCCTACGAAACAAGGACATGAAGGTGGCCCTTAAGAGGCTCCTCAGTCATAGGAGAATTACTGCTTCTTAGCTCTAGTGATAGTAACTTTCAGTGAAAAGACGTAGACTCGGAGTCAAACTTGGCTTCAGTTTTGATCTGCCACGCAATAGTCATAAAAGTTACCTAACCTTGCTGAACCTTAGActtctcatcaataaaatggaaatgtaATCTCTATTTAATAATGTGACTTGGAGGATTAACTAAGATAAACTACAAAATGTGTGTAGTATACTGGCTCATAGTAGgatgtttttaataaatgatgGCTATTATTATTAGCATCTTTCTCAATCTTCATCCCTCTTTCACTGAAAAGGtataaaaatcttttctttgagatccattcattaaacaaatatacACCAGACACCTACTATGTGGGGGGAGGTTTAATAAGTTCTGGGAATAGAACCCTGAACAAGACATTGACCTTGCTTTCATGACATTTTCATTCCAGGTTGTTAATTTGTCAATCATAAAATTGGTGGTCATCTCTATGTTTATAGCACTAAGTGGAGGTTTggacaaaagaaataaagagtagAAGTCCATTCTAGGAGATGCAAAATAGGTAAAGACTTCCCTGACAGAAGACTGATATTTCAATGTTTAGGTTTCCATGATGGTTACTTTATATTCCATGGTTTGCCAAAATTTCAACCAGGAAAGATGATTGAGTTCCATGGGCTGCCTCTTCACCCTACTTAAGGGCCAAAATGTTCAATGCCAAGCATCTTTTGTGTGACCTGAAGGAGTGAACACTGCAAACTTTTCCTTATTTACTTTCAGGTTTGTTGTCAGATCTAAAAGGGGCACCAAAGCTTAAACAATTGCAGAGATAGGGAAAAAACCAACCTTTTTATGGGCACCTAAGTTTTCTTCTGCCTTTAAGAAtcttaaacacattaaaaatattattgttaaaaataaagaccATAAAATTTTGACTCCTCACATCCCCCCTGGTGTGACCAGGAGTCTACTGGCTACCTAAAACCCCTCCGCAAAGCAGTTTGTTTCTCATACTCAGCCTGTCTTAAAATGTCTCACAATACCTATATGtgtaaattaattttcattactGAGCATCCTTCATGGAATTAAACTCTCCCAGCCTTCAGCAGTGGAAGGCACAAATGTGAATCATTTCAAGCAGCATGCCTCATCTTAGTACTTGACGATTCCATTTGTTTGCTGATTGGAGGTGGGGCTTCTGTTCCCTTGAGATCTCCTTTCTGGATAGTCTCTCTAGGGTCCTTGACTCGGTGAGAggggctttctttttttccctttttagtaATGAAGCATgattgctctacaatgttgtgttactttctgctatatAATGAAGtgtatcagctatatgtatacatatattccttccctcttggaccttcctcccacccctctagttcatcacagagcaccaagctgagctccctgtgctacacagcctGTTCTcactagctacctattttacacatggtagtgtatatatatgggagaaggcaatggcaccccactccagtactcttgcccggaaaatcccatggatggaggaacctggtaggctgcagtccatggggtcgctaagagtcagacatgactgagcgactttactttcactttccactttcatgcattggagaaggaaaagacaacccactccagtgttcttgcctggagaatcccatggacggagaagcctggtaggctgcagtccatggggccgcacagagtcggacacgaccgaagcgacttggcagcagtgtatatatgtcaatcctaatctctgAATTCATTcattgcagcacaatttacaatagccaggatacaGAAACAACCTTAATGTTCAATGACAGGTttatgggtaaagaagatgtagtacgtatatacaatggaatacgactcagccataaaatggaacaaaattggTTCATTTGTAGAGATGCAGATGGACACAGTCTGTCATGTCATAtggaatgaagtaagtcagaaagagaaaaacaaattcatatattaatgcatatttgtggaatctagaaaaatggtattttcAGGTCAGGAACAGAAATGCAGACACAGAGGATGGATATGAAGAGGACCTTCTCAAATAATCAGATCTGGAGCTATTGAAGCCGCAGAGTCCTTCTGTCCCATCTTCTTATCGTTGactctcatttcattttcttgacatCTATTATTTTGCAGACTATGGGGAACTGATAGTCTAGTCTCACTGAACTATTAACCTCTAGTGTTCTTTCTGTCCTTCGAATTGGCAAGAAAATATCTTCGCCCCTCTTGATTGGCTCTTTTAGGAAAGGCATCTCTGGCAGGGTTCTAAAGCTCATGTTGACATATCACATGGACATGACAGGGGCTGGGATGTGAGATTACTGAACACAGCATCCAACCAACCTTGCCATCCAAGACCCTTTTGATACTCTGAACCTGTTGCTCACACTGGCCCCCATCAGTTCACCTTCTCTACTCATTCTGACCCTCAGGTAATCTTAATCCAGTAACAGTGCAGTGCACATAGGAACCCTGTTGGGTGGCTGGATTTACATTTATCCTACAGGTCCCAAACAGACTAGATGAGACTGGGTTCCCCACAACCAGAATAGTTATCACTGTATTTAAATTTCCAAACTTATTTATCTCCTGGTACATCCTATCATCCAGACCCCAATCTCTAAATTCAACCTTCAATCATTTTAGGTCCCCAATTCAAATAAAGTTAATGTGATATTGACATTAAAACAATTCACACTGGATTACAAGTCACTTCTAACTCTGCATTTTGGTAGTGTCATCTGAGAAAGAAGTGCTTTTGATTGGGATCTGTTCATGGGTGGGTGATGAAGAGTTTCTGGTCACCCCTTCACTATTCAAGGTACTTGCCTTCCTCTTGCTTGGAGCCCTTTTATAAAAAAGCAGATAGTCAGAAACTTATTCTCTCTCCCACTTAAGACTATTACAGTGTAGACAGCCCTGGCATGGCTGAGGGAAAATGCTTCAAACAAAGTTCATACTTTCAAAGAGATTTTCAGAAGTTTTATATACATAACCAAATCAATATGGTGCATACCAGATTGCTTTGGACTGTTCACAACCAAGGAAGGCCAATCTAGCATAGCAGGTGGTGATAAAACTCTTCCCAACAAGCAAGTGCCTTTGACATTTTTTGAGAAAAATCCACTAAGAGCACTGTCACCCACCCATGACCAAAAATGTGAAGAACAGCAATGACCTCTAGGGAATGAGCCAGAGACAACCAGGTAGATGATCAGGGATCCAAAACAGAACTCTAGTGCCAACAGGGATGCTAAGCCAGGCACTCATGGGTGTGTCCAGGCCAAATATGCTGTGTGTCCACAGCATATTTTCTCTAGGACAGCACAAAAGGCTTCAGCTCTGTTCAGGTTTGGGTTCTGGAACTGGAGGATACTAAACCTGCAGACACAGTAACTCCATGTCTGCAGCTTAATTGTTCAGGGTTGGGGTAGGGGACAATTTTGTCTTTCCACAAAGTCAACTGGGATGTTGAATAACAGCTTCATcagctccaggggcttccctaatgcctcagctgggaaagaatctgcctgaaattcaggagacacaggagatgcaggtccaattcctggagaaggaaatggcaacccactccagtattcttgcctgaaaagtcccatggacagaggagcctggtgggctacagtccataggctactcacaaagagtcagacatgactgaacatgagcACATCAGCTCCAGGTCAAGGATCATTCTCTGAGTGAACGTTAAACAAGTAGAGAGTAAGATACTCTTCTGATCTCTTTCCTCATCTACTCAGCCACCAACTTATCCATTGCTTCTTAGTCATTTGGTTCTAGCCTCATCAGCCGAGATGTGTAACTGTGTCCTTAGGAGTGCAGATTACCTTTGTATTGGGAATATAATCTCTATTCCATGATTCCAAGTTGGCATAATTCAGGAATATTTATGCAAATTTTCCTCCAAAATTCACCTCTGATGAATCAGTAGGGAAAGCTAATATTGATTATTTTTGGTCAATTGTAATGCTGACCAaatttagtatttaattttttaatcaaaaatacattaaatgttttataatattttaatttacacaAGAGAAATTTATATTTAGAGGAGTTAAGTGAGTTGTCTGAGGCCGTACCCTATGGCAGATACAACTTACATGAGCTCTGTCTTTCCCAAATGCTCTTCTCTTACAGCTATGTGGTGCTGAGCCTCAGAAGCAGATTTGATCATGGTTGTCCTCAAATGACTGCAGCCTGAACAAAGAAAACTATGTGATCCTTCACTGGATGTCAAAGAAAATAGATTACTTGGCTTATACCACAAACGTAGGTTCACTAAACTGAGTACAAATGAGTTTCTGGGAGACATATTTTGACATTGAATGTGACATGCTCCAAATTCAGTGTGGGCAACAGAAGACTCCAGTCCCAGTCTGGACTGAGCAGGTGTCTTCCTGAAACTCACACATGCAGTCAGAAAAATCCATAGacttggtttcagtgtttctAAATCAAGAACAAGCTTTGAGTCCTAAAGTGGAGGGCCTGAACTCTTATCTGTAGATTGTTTCCTGGAGCAATAAAGGCTACTATACAGTTTCTTCTCCTGATCCACCATTATTACCACCaccaagaaaaactgaaaagaacacTGAAGGGAAAGTgaggaaatgaaaggaaatacATTACAAATCCCAAGCTTTCTACGCTGTGGGAGCCTTGTTAGTGTCTTCCAGCAGGCTATAAGAACCCCATTTCTTTCCATCCTCTAGGAACCACCATTCTGGTCTCTgcttctgtgaatttgactattttagattccatatacaagTGAGATCATGAAATATTGGTCTCCTTTTgaatttgacttatttcacttggcataaagTACAAAGTTCCAGTTATGCAGATATATAAGTTCTTGGGAGGTCCAAAGTGTGGCATGAGGACTATAGTTAAACATACTATATTGtatggcttttctggtggctcagatggtaaagaatctgcattcaatgcaggagacctgggtttgacccttgggttggggagatcccctggagaagggaatgacaacccactccagtattgttgcctgagaatttcatggacagaggaacctgatgggctacagcccatggggtcacaaagagttggacatgactgtttaactaacacacacatactgtaTGCTTGACATTTACTAGTAGAGTGGATAATAAATTACATCTTctcaacaaacacacacacaaatggattAAACTGATAACTTAATGAATGATGATGAATATGTGAACTTGATTGTAGTGgttatttcacaatgtatatacatcaaaatatcaaatataaacattaaatatttacaatgtGTATATGAAAATTTTAGCTCAACAGATATGTTTTTGAAAGAACTAATAAATTCCTGAGAAATAAGACTAGAGACATAAGTATTACCAGCTGTGTATTTTCTCAATCTAATACACAAGATCAAAAATCAAGAATATCTACTCAGAATCCATAATTTATACTAATAAATTGTAAGGGAACAATAACTGTAAAAGAATGCAATCAAGTGGTCATTCACTGAGTATTCATTTCTTGCCAGGCTCAAATGTAGCGATGTAGGCTCTGGGGTTTGTGTGAACACATGTGGCTGTTATAAAGATGAGCAAACACCGAGACAAGACTTTCGCCCTGTGCAAGAGTCTCTCCAAGGCCCCCTTCATGTCCCTGTTCCTTAGGCTATGAATGAAGGGGTTCAGCAGTGGAGTGAGCACTGTGTACATCACAGAGGCAATGGTGATCTTGTCCCTGGAGGTGCTAGATGAGGGGAAAATATACAGCCCCAAAATTGTTCCATAATACGGAGACACCACAGAGAAGTGAGAGCCACATGTGGACAATGCTTTGCAGATCCCCTTTGTGGAGGGGACCTTCAGGATGGTGGCCCCGATGCATCCATAAGAGATCAGGATGCATACTAGTGGGAGGACAATGACGGCCACTCCTACTGTGAAAATGGCCAGCTCATTGAGGGATGTGTCTGAGCAGGAGAGCTTCAGCAGGGCACCAAGGTCACAGAAGAAATGGGGGATGCTGTGGTCAGCACAAAGGGAGAGCCAGTCAGGAGGAGGGTGTGACACAGGGCATTGGCACAGGAGAGAATCCAGGACACAGTTACTAGTAAGGTGCACAGCCCCTGTCCCATGACAGTGCTGTAGTGGAGAGGGTGGCAGATGGCCACGTACCGATCACAGGCCATCAAGGTGAGCAGGAAATCATCCAGACCagtaaaaaataggaaaaaatacatcTGTGTTACACATCCAGCATAGGGGATGGATTGATCCTGAGTCTGCAGGTTCATGAGCATCTTAGGGTGACAGATGAGAAGGAGATGTCAGTGAGAGCCAAGTggctgaggaagaagtacatgggggtgtggaggcaaGGGTCCAGCCTGATGAGCAGAAGGATGAGCAGGTTGCCCAGCACTGTGGTCAGCACATGCCCAGGAACAGGGCGAAGAACACGCCCTGATGCTCTGGCCGGAGGGGGAGCCCCAGAAGGAGGAACTCGGACATGCTGCTCTGATTCTCCCTCTTCATGCTCCTCTCCTGTCTGCTGGGAATGAAAGGACAGTGAAAGAAGCACGTTTTGATTGCAGCAGGCACATATAAATGAGTCCTTTCTCTTGGTTAATATGTTACTGTCTGTCTGCATTGCCATGTCCCTGCAGAAACCCCTAAGATGAATGGTATTACCATGTATAATGAAGGAATTTACCAACCAACAAGAGTTTGATACAAAGGAGATACTGGCCCAGTGGCATTTTTCCATCACCCCAGTAAACAGAAAGTGTCACACTGTCTTAGAAGAGAAATAGTAAGTTAAAGACCTCCCtaatttctcttctatttctgtACATATAATCATAGGGTTTAGACCTTCAGGCTGTGACATATTGACGAATTGAAATCTGACTTCAAAGTCCTTTCATATGTCAAGTATAAGGAGGATGTTTCATCAATGAATTCTCAAAGGAAAGAGGGTCAAAAATACACAGCcaaggaatttcctggcagtccagcgctTAAGACTTCACCTTGCAAGTCAGGgcgtgtgggttcaatccccggtccatGTATAAAGATATCACGTGCCTTATGactaaaaaccaaaacatgaaacaaaacGATGTGGTAACAAATTCAGCAAAGAATTTAAAAGATgatccacaggaaaaaaaattttttttaataaataagtaaatatagtcAGTTCCATTATGTATAAAGGTTGAAGAAAGAAGCTTAACTGTCAACTGAGCTCAGAGTATCTTAGAGCTCAATCTTGCAATATCACTGCTCTATGAAGTAAAAATATTACTGGCAGTTACAGTACTTTATAGcagtttcacttcagttcagttcagttgctcagtagtgtctgactctttgcaaccccatgaactgcaacacgccaggcctccctgactatcacgaactcctggagtccgcccaaactcatgtccattgagtcggtgatgccatccaaccatctatcctctgtcgtccccttctcttcctgccctctatctttcccagcattagggtcttttcaaatgagtcaactcttcgcatcaggtggccaaagtattggcgtttcagcttcaacatgagtccttcttgtgaacacccaggactgatctcctttaggatggactggctggatcgcCTTGCAggccaacggactctcaagagtcttctccaacaccacagttcaaaagcatcaattcttctgggctcagctttctttacagtccaactctcacacccatacacgactactggaaaaaccatagccttgactagacagacctttgttgacaaagtaatgtctttgctttttaatatgctgtctaagttggtcataactttccttccaaggaataagcgtcctataatttcatggctgaaatcaccatctgcagtgattttggagccccccccccccaaaaaaataaagtcggccactgtttccccatctattt
This DNA window, taken from Bubalus kerabau isolate K-KA32 ecotype Philippines breed swamp buffalo chromosome 11, PCC_UOA_SB_1v2, whole genome shotgun sequence, encodes the following:
- the LOC129623516 gene encoding olfactory receptor 1N1 codes for the protein MRRENQSSASEFLLLGLPIRPEQQGVFFALFLGVYLTTVLGNLLILLLIRLDPRLHTPMYFFLSHLALTDVSFSSVTVPNMLMSMQTQDQSIPYAGCIAQMYFFIFFTDLDSFLITSMAYDRYVAVCRPLHYTTIMRQELCAFLVAGSWILSGASSLSHTLLLTQLSFFMENQTSISEFFLRGIPGSPEQQQLFFGIFLCMYLVTLTGNVLIILAISSDPHLHTPMYFFLANLSFVDMGLTSSTVTKMLVNVQTQLHTISYVGCLTQMYFFLMFGDLDSFFLAVMAYDRYVAICRPLHYCTVMSLRVCSLLLALCWILTHIVALTHTLLMARLSFCVVGEIAHFFCDIIPVLKLSCSDTRINELMVFALGGTVLMVPFICIVISYIHIVSAVLRVQTPGGGGKAFSTCSSHLCVICVFYGTLFSAYLCPPSIASEDKDIAAAAVYTLVTPMLNPFIYSLRNKDMKVALKRLLSHRRITAS